In a genomic window of Cerasicoccus sp. TK19100:
- a CDS encoding methyltransferase codes for MPYSAEHLAAPAVSDQPIYDLIYHCLALPTLAVASELGLFTTLSKQPMTIASTAKALSLTERAAEAMISVGAASGFLQRGADGCFSLTEMACTYLLPDSPYSYGEVLGYGSVVNTGSYALESIRTAIVDGSKPADAKVIAASDLDAAELKPLFKLLHAHTLPTGAALAEHRYLAEAQRLLDVGAGSCSITCAIASKLPKLAVTAFDVPVVCELARDTLAQFGLEDRVKLMIGDMFRELPTGFDAHLFSNIFHDWDWDSCLQLAQQSFAALPPGGRILISEVPINENRDGPLFAACYTVAMLIREKGKQYAISEFAAMLETAGFINFESQPLFGYYHLITAQKPD; via the coding sequence ATGCCATACTCTGCCGAACACCTCGCGGCTCCCGCGGTGTCAGACCAGCCAATCTACGATCTGATCTATCATTGCCTGGCGTTGCCGACCTTGGCGGTCGCCAGTGAGTTGGGGCTTTTTACGACGCTGTCCAAGCAGCCAATGACGATTGCATCCACGGCGAAGGCGTTGTCGCTCACAGAGCGTGCGGCCGAGGCAATGATCAGCGTTGGGGCGGCGTCAGGGTTCCTGCAACGCGGGGCTGATGGATGTTTCTCGCTAACGGAAATGGCGTGTACTTACCTGCTGCCGGACAGTCCTTATAGCTATGGTGAGGTGCTTGGCTACGGCTCTGTTGTGAACACCGGTAGCTACGCGCTGGAGTCGATTCGCACGGCGATCGTTGACGGCTCGAAACCCGCTGATGCCAAGGTGATTGCTGCCTCCGATCTTGATGCCGCAGAGCTGAAGCCGTTGTTTAAGCTGTTGCACGCGCACACGCTACCGACGGGGGCTGCCCTGGCTGAGCATCGATATCTTGCTGAGGCGCAGCGCCTGCTGGATGTTGGCGCTGGTTCGTGCTCGATTACCTGTGCGATTGCCAGCAAGCTGCCGAAGCTAGCGGTAACGGCGTTCGATGTCCCAGTTGTTTGCGAGCTGGCCCGTGATACGCTGGCGCAGTTTGGCCTGGAGGATCGGGTGAAGCTCATGATCGGTGATATGTTCCGCGAATTGCCAACCGGCTTTGACGCGCATCTGTTCAGCAACATTTTCCACGATTGGGACTGGGATTCCTGCCTGCAACTGGCCCAGCAATCATTCGCAGCCTTGCCGCCGGGAGGCCGTATTTTGATCAGCGAAGTGCCGATCAATGAAAATCGCGATGGCCCGTTGTTTGCCGCTTGTTATACCGTAGCAATGCTGATCCGTGAGAAGGGCAAGCAGTATGCCATCAGCGAATTTGCAGCGATGCTGGAAACGGCTGGTTTTATCAATTTTGAGAGCCAGCCACTCTTCGGCTACTACCACTTGATCACTGCGCAAAAGCCTGACTAG
- a CDS encoding ribbon-helix-helix domain-containing protein, whose amino-acid sequence MAKKQTHGRAPGKTQISISLPQDLVEKIDRLAATENRNRSNFIATHLESLAGELEASEPPKKFKKKATK is encoded by the coding sequence ATGGCTAAAAAACAAACTCATGGGCGTGCGCCCGGAAAAACCCAAATCTCAATCAGCCTGCCGCAGGATCTGGTTGAAAAAATCGATCGTCTGGCGGCTACTGAAAACCGCAACCGATCCAACTTCATCGCCACGCATCTAGAATCGTTGGCCGGTGAACTTGAGGCATCGGAGCCTCCCAAGAAGTTCAAAAAGAAAGCAACAAAGTAA
- the sucD gene encoding succinate--CoA ligase subunit alpha, which translates to MSVLVGKNTRVVGQGITGKAGTKHALNNIAYGTNYVAAVTPGKGGQTWEEKTPIFNSVHEAVEKEGANASVIFVPPPFAADGILEAIDAGIELIICITEGIPVRDMTAVKDALIKTGGKTRLIGPNCPGIMTPGECNIGIMPGYIAQPGKVGVVSRSGTLTYEACYQLTVRGHGQSTCIGIGGDPINGTSHLDAVKLFNDDPETEAIILIGEIGGSAEEEAAAYIKEHVKKPVAAFIAGTTAPPGRRMGHAGAIVSGSSGSAETKIAALKDAGIAVAPTPSEIGETLLSIYG; encoded by the coding sequence ATGAGTGTCCTCGTTGGCAAAAACACCCGCGTCGTCGGACAAGGAATTACCGGCAAGGCCGGCACCAAGCACGCCTTGAATAACATCGCCTACGGCACCAATTACGTTGCTGCCGTCACGCCCGGCAAGGGCGGCCAAACCTGGGAAGAAAAGACTCCCATCTTCAACTCCGTGCACGAAGCGGTCGAAAAAGAAGGCGCCAATGCGTCCGTCATTTTCGTCCCGCCTCCCTTTGCGGCTGACGGCATCCTTGAAGCCATCGACGCCGGCATCGAGCTGATCATCTGCATCACCGAAGGCATTCCGGTCCGCGACATGACTGCCGTAAAGGATGCGCTGATCAAAACCGGCGGCAAGACCCGTCTAATTGGCCCCAACTGCCCGGGCATTATGACTCCCGGCGAGTGCAACATCGGCATCATGCCTGGCTACATTGCGCAGCCCGGCAAGGTAGGCGTGGTCAGCCGCTCCGGCACCCTCACCTACGAGGCTTGCTATCAGCTGACCGTTCGCGGCCACGGCCAAAGCACCTGCATCGGCATCGGCGGTGACCCCATCAATGGCACCAGCCACCTCGATGCGGTAAAGCTCTTTAATGATGATCCGGAAACTGAAGCCATCATTCTGATTGGCGAGATCGGCGGCAGCGCCGAGGAAGAAGCCGCAGCCTACATCAAGGAGCACGTCAAGAAGCCGGTCGCAGCGTTCATCGCTGGCACGACCGCGCCTCCCGGACGCCGCATGGGCCACGCAGGTGCCATCGTATCCGGCTCCAGTGGCAGCGCGGAAACCAAGATCGCCGCGCTCAAGGATGCCGGTATCGCGGTTGCCCCGACGCCATCCGAGATCGGTGAGACACTGCTCTCAATTTACGGCTAA
- the sucC gene encoding ADP-forming succinate--CoA ligase subunit beta: protein MNIHEYQAKELFSEFGIAVPAGKAAQNASEFDAALSAIEGDTVVVKSQIHAGGRGKGTFTDGFKGGVKVLPRSEAAEVAGKMLGNTLVTHQTGPEGRVVKTVYFTEASDIQKEYYLAILLDRATSKPVIIASTEGGVDIETVAEETPEKIIRVIIDTATGLMPFHKRQIAFGLGFSEKEQLKQLDKLLTGLYNMFWDKDCSMVEINPLITTPAGDILALDAKVNFDSNALFRHPEIVALRDLGEEDPKEVKASDAGLSYIALDGNIACLVNGAGLAMATMDIIKHFGGNPANFLDVGGGANADQVTEAFKIILSDPNVKGILVNIFGGIMSCKTIADGIIEAAKNVDITVPLVVRLEGNSVAEGKQALADSGLALTPADSLSDAAQKIVKLVSEGA, encoded by the coding sequence ATGAATATTCACGAATACCAAGCCAAGGAATTGTTCTCCGAATTCGGCATCGCGGTGCCCGCCGGCAAGGCGGCCCAGAACGCATCCGAATTTGACGCGGCGCTTAGCGCTATCGAAGGCGACACCGTTGTGGTGAAGTCCCAAATCCACGCCGGTGGTCGCGGCAAAGGAACCTTTACCGACGGCTTCAAGGGAGGCGTCAAGGTCCTGCCCCGCTCCGAAGCAGCCGAGGTTGCGGGTAAGATGCTCGGCAACACGCTGGTCACCCACCAAACCGGCCCGGAAGGCCGCGTCGTTAAGACCGTCTATTTCACCGAAGCCAGCGACATCCAAAAGGAATATTATCTGGCCATCCTGCTGGACCGCGCCACGAGCAAGCCCGTCATCATCGCATCGACCGAGGGCGGCGTGGACATCGAAACCGTTGCCGAAGAAACGCCGGAGAAGATCATCCGCGTCATTATCGACACCGCGACCGGCCTCATGCCTTTCCACAAGCGCCAGATCGCCTTCGGCCTTGGCTTCTCCGAAAAGGAGCAGCTCAAGCAGCTCGATAAGCTCCTGACCGGCCTTTACAATATGTTCTGGGACAAGGACTGCTCGATGGTGGAAATTAACCCGCTCATCACCACGCCTGCGGGTGACATCCTGGCCCTCGACGCCAAGGTAAATTTCGACAGCAATGCCCTGTTCCGCCACCCGGAAATCGTCGCCCTGCGCGACCTCGGCGAAGAAGACCCCAAGGAAGTCAAAGCCTCCGATGCCGGTCTTAGCTACATCGCACTCGACGGCAACATTGCATGCCTCGTCAACGGTGCCGGTCTGGCCATGGCAACCATGGACATCATCAAGCACTTCGGCGGCAACCCGGCAAACTTCCTCGACGTGGGCGGTGGTGCCAATGCCGACCAAGTCACCGAGGCCTTTAAGATCATCCTCAGCGACCCGAACGTGAAGGGTATTTTGGTCAACATCTTTGGCGGCATCATGAGCTGCAAGACCATTGCTGACGGCATCATCGAAGCCGCTAAGAACGTCGACATCACCGTGCCGCTCGTCGTGCGCCTCGAAGGTAACTCCGTCGCCGAAGGTAAGCAGGCGCTGGCTGACAGTGGCCTGGCCCTGACTCCTGCCGACTCGCTCTCCGACGCAGCTCAAAAAATCGTCAAGCTCGTCTCCGAAGGCGCGTAA
- the rph gene encoding ribonuclease PH — translation MSENLRLDGRQVDQLRPISFEPGIAPNATGSVLVSFGNTRVICSATIEKRVPGWMNAQGVEGGWITAEYSMLPYSTLDRKPRDSSKGRVDGRTVEIQRLIGRSMRAVVDLKKMPGMTLWIDCDVLQADGGTRTASITGACVAAKMAFKRLMNDGVLAENPMENSVAAVSVGVWQDLEVLDLPYVEDRDADVDFNVVMTSAGEFVEVQGTGEEATFTQEQLDRLLSLAKKGIAEISDMQSAALA, via the coding sequence ATGTCCGAAAACCTCCGTCTGGATGGTCGCCAAGTCGACCAGCTCCGCCCGATTTCCTTTGAACCCGGCATTGCGCCAAACGCCACCGGCTCTGTCCTCGTCAGCTTCGGCAATACACGCGTCATCTGTAGCGCCACGATCGAGAAGCGCGTTCCTGGCTGGATGAACGCCCAGGGCGTCGAGGGAGGCTGGATCACCGCCGAATACTCGATGCTGCCCTACTCCACGCTCGATCGCAAACCGCGCGACTCCTCCAAGGGCCGCGTCGACGGGCGCACCGTGGAAATCCAGCGCCTCATCGGCCGCTCCATGCGCGCCGTGGTCGACCTCAAGAAAATGCCAGGTATGACGCTCTGGATCGACTGCGACGTCCTCCAGGCCGACGGCGGCACCCGCACCGCGTCGATCACTGGAGCCTGCGTCGCCGCCAAGATGGCCTTTAAGCGCCTGATGAATGACGGCGTCCTCGCCGAGAATCCGATGGAAAACTCCGTCGCCGCCGTCAGTGTAGGCGTGTGGCAGGACCTCGAAGTTCTCGATCTGCCCTATGTGGAAGACCGCGACGCCGACGTCGATTTCAACGTCGTCATGACCAGCGCCGGCGAATTCGTCGAGGTCCAAGGCACCGGCGAAGAGGCCACGTTTACCCAGGAGCAGCTCGACCGGCTACTCTCCCTGGCCAAGAAAGGCATCGCTGAAATTAGCGATATGCAGTCCGCTGCATTAGCTTGA